From Mycobacterium cookii:
GCTTGATGAAGGTTCTGATCACCGGCGGCACTGGATTCGTCGGTGCCTGGACCGCGAAGGCCGCCCAGGATGGTGGACACCACGTCAGATTTCTCGTGCGAAGCCCCGACCGTCTTCACACCAGCGCTGGGCAAATCGGCGTCGACGTAAGCGATCACGTCGTCGGTGACATCGCCGACCCAGACAGCACTGCCACGGCACTACGCGGCTGTGACGCCGTCATTCACTGCGCAGCAATGGTTTCCACCGACCCCGCCCGCTCCGAGGAAATGCTGCGCACCAACCTCGAAGGCGCCCGCAACGTGCTCGGAGGAGCTGTCGCCGCGAAAGTGGATCCGATCATCCACGTCTCGAGTTTCTCGGCGCTGTTTCGCCCCGGCCTTCCCATGCTGCATGCGAACCTGCCCGTGGTCGGCGGGTCGGACGGCTACGGCAAGTCCAAGGCCGTCGTCGAAGCGTATGCGCGCGGTCTTCAGGACGCCGGCGCGCCGGTGAACATCACTTACCCCGGCATGGTGCTGGGACCGCCTGCGGGCGATCAGTTCGGTGAGGCGGCCGAGGGCGTGCAGGCAGCTCTCACGATGCGCGGGGTACCCGGGCGCAGCGCCGCCTGGACCGTGGTGGACGTCCGCGACCTCGCCGCTTTGCATGTCGCACTGTTGCAGCCGGGCGAGGGACCGCGTCGATACATGGCCGGTGGACAACGCATCGCGGTGGATCGCCTCGCGTCACTGCTCGGTGCCGCCGCTCATCGCAAACTGCTGGTCTACCCGGTCCCCGACGCCGGACTACGTGCCCTGGGGCGCGTTTTCGACGTCATCGGCGATCATCTGCCGTTCGAGACTCCGATCAACTCCGCGGCAATGCAGTACTACACCCAGATGCCGCCCGCAGATGACACCCCCGCCGAACGCGACCTCGGCATCACGCAACGAGACGCGGCGCAGACGCTGGCCGACACCGTCGACGGGTTGCAGCGGGTCGGCCGCATTTAGGTTCGTGCGCGAACCGGCTTGTTGAGCCTGCGATTTCGCTCAACCGTGACGTTGCGCGGGGTACATTCCCCCTGACACGCATGCCGTCAGGGGGGGCCATGTTTAGTTCGCGTTGCTGTCGTTTCTTCATCGTGGGGCTGGTGTCGACCGGGTTGATGTGCACGGCATCGGCGCTGGCCTGGGCTGACGACGGATCGATCGTGCTGGATCTGGTTCGGCACGGCGAATCGACAGCCAACGCCGCGGGCATCATCGACACGGTGCCGCCCGGGGCGAATCTTGACGTGGCGGGCGGGATTCAGGCGGATACAGTCGCCGGCTTGATCCAAGGCGAATACGGCAACAGCATCGCCAACGTCGTTGCGTCCGAAGAAGTGCGAGCCGTGCAGACCGCAGCACCGTTGGCCGACTTGCTGCACATCAGCAACCCTGTCGAGCAGTTGTCCGGGCTCAACGAAATTCCCGCCGGGGCGTTCGAGGGCGCGCAGACGAACAGCCTCGAGGGCATCCTCTACCTACTGGGCCCGCTGTCATGGGCGTTCGGCTTGGACCTGGTGCCGGACCTGGGCGACCCCAGCGTCAACGGCGTCACCTTCGACGAGGCGTTCAACAGCGCCGTTCAGACGATCTACAGCGCAACCGACGTCGCCGGCGCCGGTACCCCAGCCGACGTCGCATTCTCCAGCGAGGGCGCGATCGCGGTCTGGACGCTGATGAACGTCAAGAACCCGGATTTCTCGGTCCTGCTGCAAGACCTGGCGAAGACCGGCGGATTGCTCTCCAACGGGGGTCAGGTTGTGGTGCAAGGTGATCCGACGGATGGCTGGACGCTGGTCAGCTACGACGGGATGACCGTGCCACAGGATCCAGGTCTGGGCACCGAGCTGTTCGTCGATGTCCGCAACCTCTTCGAAGCACCCCAATTCGCCGGCTACGACATCTACGAAGCGCTGCTGACCGGCAACTCGGCGACGATCGACAGCGCCATCCAGGCCGGTGCCGGTCAAATCGACACGGCGGTAGCGCAATTCCCCGTCGAGGTGTTCGATCAGATCGTCACCGCACTGGGCGGTACCGTCTGAGCCAATCTTGCTGGCGGCGGACGAATTCGGCGTCCACCACGCTGCCATGCCCGGGCACATAGATCGCGTCGGGTCCGCCGATCGCGAGCAGCCGGTCGAGCGTGCCCGGCCACGCCGCCACGTCGGAATCGGCGTCGATCGCCGGGTCGCCGGACTCCTCGATCAGATCACCGGTGAAGACCACTGTCCGCTCGCCAGGCACCACGACGATCAGATCGGCGTCGGTGTGACCACAGCCCAGAAGCGTGACGACCACCTGACGGTTTCCGAGGTCGACGACGGCGTCGTTGACCGCGTGCCGGGGCGTCGGCAGCGCCGCGATCGCGTGGTCGATCTCGGCAGGATCGGCGCCGTGACTCAACGCATCGGTCCGAAGTTGACCGGTTGCCATCGCGAGGTAATCCATAACCTGTGGCGCACAGTAGCTTTCAGCATCGGCGAATGCGCCCGAGCCCAACACATGATCGAAATGCTTGTGGGTCAGCACCACATGCGTCACGTCGCGTCCGGTGATCTCGCGGATGTCGTCATTGATCGCGCGCGCTTCGGTGAGCGTGGTGCCGGTGTCGACGAGCAACACCCCGGTTCGGCCCTGCACAACACCGACAGTGACGTCGAGAAACGGCAACCGACAACGATACACGCTGTCGGTCAACGACTCCCAGTCGAACTGCACCCGTGGGTCTAGGCTCCGTATACCGGAACCGGCGGGCGTGACTTGGCCAGCAGGTCTGCGACCACGGGCCCCAACTCGGCGGGATCCCAGCGCGCACCCTTGTCGATCTGCGGCCCGTGCGCCCAGCCTTCGGCGATCCGGATCTTGCCGCCCTCGACCTCGAAGACCTTGCCGGTGATGTCGCGAGACTCGACACTCCCCAGCCAAACTACCAGCGGCGCAATGTTTTCCGGTGCCATCGCATCGAAATCGTCGTCCTGCGTGGACATCATCTCGGCGAACACCGTCTCGGTCATCCGGGTTCGGGCAGACGGTGCGATCGCGTTGACCGTGACTCCGTACCGGCCCATTTCGGCGGCGCCGACGAGAGTCATCGCCGCGATGCCCGCCTTCGCCGCACTGTAATTGCCCTGCCCGACGCTGCCCTGCAGACCCGCACCGGAACTCGTGTTGATGATCCGTGCGTCAACAGTCTTGCCTTCTTTGCTCAGTCCGCGCCAGAACGAAGCGGCGTGCCGCATCGTCGCAAAATGCCCTTTGAGGTGTACGGCGATGACGGCGTCGAATTCCTCTTCGCTGGTGTTGGCCATCATCCGGTCGCGCACGATGCCGGCGTTGTTGACCAGCACATCCAGGCCGCCGAAGGTGTCGACGGCGGTCTGGATGAGACCGGCGGCTTGGTCCCAGTCGGCGATGTTGGAGCCGTTGGCTATGGCTTCGCCTCCGGCAGAGGTGATCTCGTCGACCACGCTCTGCGCTGCGCTACCGCCGCCGGCCGGTGAACCGTCCAGGCCCACTCCGATGTCGTTGACCACGACACGCGCACCCTCGGCGGCAAACGCCAGGGCGTGCGCCCGCCCGATACCGCCGCCGGCACCGGTCACGATGACAACCCGGCCGTCAACCACACCCATAATCGCTAACCTTCCTCTACTTGATCGCGCCGGCGTTGGTGGTCGCCAGATAGTGCGGCGGTTCACCGCCACCGTGCACCTCCAACGAGGCGCCACTGATATACGACGCCGCATCGGAGGCCAGAAACGCTGCGGCCCAACCGACGTCGGCGGGAACGGCCAGCCGCCCGAGCGGCACGTTCTTGGAAATCGCGGCGATCGAGTCGGCGTCGCCGTAGAACAGCTCAGACTGTTCGGTCTCCACCATGCCGACCACGCAGGCGTTCACCCGCACCTTCGGACCCCACTCCACGGCCAAGGTCTGCGTCAAACTTTCCAGGCCGGCCTTGGCCGCCCCGTACGCGCCGGTGCCCGGAGACGGCCTCCGCCCGCTGAGACTGCAGATATTGACAATCGATCCGCCGTTCGGCTGGCTCTGCATCTTCTCGTTGGCGTGCTGGGAAACCGACAGCGCGCCAAGCAGATTGAGTTCGATAATTTTGCGATTGAATTTCGCGCTGGACTCAGCGGTCAGGACGAAGGGCGATCCGCCGGCATTGTTGACGACCGTGTCGAGGCGGCCGTGCCGTTCGACGATCGCGTCGATCATCGCCTTGACCGCGTCGTCGTCGCGGATGTCGCAGGGGTCGAATTCGTAGGGCAGGCCGTCGACCTCGCGCCTGGCACAGGTGACCACGGTGGCACCCTGCTCGGCGAAGACGGAGCTGATGCCGGCGCCGACCCCTCGAACGCCGCCGGTCACGAGCACGACCCGGCCGGTGAGCCCGAAGCTGAATCCGGGGCCTTCGTCGGCATGGGTCACTGTGCTAGCGTACCAAGCAAGTGCTTGCTTAGGTAATCGTCCCCCAAGGAAGTGGTCGAGGATCTCGATGACAATCTCGTCGCGCGCCGTCGAACCGGGGATCGTCGCGGTCACCGTCGACTATCCCCCCGTCAACGCCATCCCATCGCAGGGCTGGTTCGAACTCGCCGAGGTGCTGACCGCCGTCGGCAACGACCAGAGCACCCATGCGGTGATCCTGCGGGCCGAGGGCCGCGGCTTCAACGCCGGGGTCGACATCAAAGAGATGCAGCGCACCGAAGGCTTCACCGCGCTGATCGACGCCAACCGCGGCTGCTTCGCCGCGTTCCGCGCCGTCTACGAATGCGCGGTGCCGGTGATCGCCGCCGTCAACGGATTCTGCGTCGGCGGTGGCATCGGCCTGGTGGGCAACGCCGACGTGATCGTGGCCTCCGACGATGCGACCTTCGGCCTGCCCGAGGTCGAGCGCGGAGCACTGGGCGCGGCCACCCACCTGTCCCGGCTCGTGCCGCAGCACATGATGCGGCGACTGTTCTTCACCGCGGCCACCGTCGACGCCGCCACCCTGCACCACTTCGGATCGGTGCACGAGGTGGTGCCGCGCGACGAACTCGACGAGGCCGCGCTGCGGGTGGCCCGCGACATCGCCGCGAAGGACACCCGGGTCATCCGCGCGGCCAAGGAGGCGCTGAACTTGATCGACGTCCAGCGGGTCAACTCCAGTTACCGCATGGAGCAAGGGTTTACCTTCGAGCTCAACCTTGCCGGGGTATCCGACGAGCACCGCGACGCGTTCGCCGGCACGTCAAAGGGCAAGCAGTCTTCATGAGCGACAAGAGAACTACTCTCGACGACGCCGTCGCGCAATTGCGCAGCGGCATGACGATCGGTATCGGCGGCTGGGGATCTCGCCGCAAGCCGATGGCATTCGTCCGTGCCATGCTGCGGTCCGATGTCAGCGACCTCACCGTGGTCACCTACGGCGGCCCGGATCTCGGATTGCTCTGTTCGGCGGGCAAGGTGAAGCGGGTCTACTACGGATTCGTCTCGCTGGATTCCCCGCCGTTCTACGATCCCTGGTTCGCGAAGGCCCGCAGCGCCGGTGCGATCGAGGCAAGGGAAATGGATGAGGGCATGCTGCGGTGCGGACTGCAGGCGGCGGCACAACGATTGCCGTTCCTGCCGATACGCGCCGGCCTGGGCAGTTCGGTGCTGGACTTCTGGGACGGCGAGTTACAGACCGTCACCAGCCCCTATCCCGCGCCCGGCGGTGGACACGAGACGCTGATCGCGATGCCGGCGCTGCACCTGGATGCGGCTTTCGTTCACCTCAATCTCGGTGACTCTCGAGGCAATGCGGCCTATACCGGCATCGACCCGTACTTCGACGATTTGTTCCTGATGGCCGCGGACAAGCGCTTCCTGTCGGTGGAGCGCATCGTATCGACCGACGAACTGGTCAAAGCCGTGCCACCACAGGCGTTGCTGGTGAACCGGATGATGGTCGACAGTGTGGTCGAGGCACCTGGCGGTGCCCACTTCACTACTGCCGCACCCGATTACGGCCGAGACGAGAAGTTCCAACGGCACTACGCCGAGGCTGCAGGATCAGACGAGGGCTGGCAGGCCTTCGTCCAGACATACTTGTCCAGCGGTGAAGCCGAGTACCAGGCGGCGGTGCGCAAGTTCGCCGAGGAGGCGTCAAAATGAGCACCCGCGCCGAAGTATGCGCAGTCGCGTGCGCCGAATTGTTCCGCGACGCAGGCGAAATCATGGTCAGCCCGATGACGAACATGGCGTCGGTCGGTGCGCGGCTGGCCCGGCTGACCTTCTCGCCGGACATCGTGCTGACCGACGGTGAAGCTCAACTGCTGGCCGACACCCCTGCGCTTGGTGCCGCAGGCGCCGTCGAGGGATGGATGCCGTTCGGCCGGGTGTTCGAGACACTGGCCTGGGGTCGACGCCATGTGGTCATGGGCGCCAATCAGGTTGACCAGCATGGCAATCAGAACATCTCCGCCTTCGGGCCGCTGCAGCAGCCGAAGCGGCAGATGTTCGGCGTGCGGGGCGCGCCCGGCAACGCGATCAACCACGCCACCAGCTATTGGGTCGGTAACCACTCCAAGCGGGTGTTCTGCGACGAGGTCGACATCGTCTGCGGGGTCGGCTGGGACAACGTCGACGACGACAACCCGGCGTTCCGCTTCGCCAACACCTACCGAGTGGTGTCCAACCTCGGCGTGTTCGATTTCGGCGGTCCCGATCGGACCATGCGGGCGCTGTCGCTGCATCCCGGCGTGTCGGCCGACGAGGTTCGCGAGGCCACGTCGTTCGACATCCACGGCTTGGACGATGCCGGCGAGACCAGACTGCCGACCGACGGCGAGGCGCGCCTGATCCGCGAGGTCATCGACCCCAAAGCGTTGCGAGACAGGGAGATCCGATCATGAGGCGGTGGCTGTGAAGCTGCGCACGCCGCTCACCGAGCTGATCGGCATCGAGCATCCCGTCGTGCAGACCGGCATGGGATGGGTGGCCGGCGCACGACTGGTCGCGGCGACGTCCAATGCGGGTGGGCTGGGCATCCTGGCTTCGGCCACCATGACCCTCGACGAACTCGCCACGGCGATCGGCAAGGTCAAGGCAGCCACCGACAAGCCGTTCGGTGTGAACATTCGCGCCGACGCCGGCGATGCTTCCGAACGGGTGGATCTGATGATCCGCGAAGGCGTGAAGGTCGCATCGTTCGCGCTGGCGCCCAAGCAGGAATTGATTGGCAAGCTCAAAGAGGCCGGCTCCGTGGTGATTCCGTCTGTCGGTCTCGCCAAGCATGCCCGCAAGGTGGCGTCCTGGGGCGCCGACGCGGTGATCGTGCAGGGCGGCGAAGGCGGCGGCCACACCGGGCCGATCGCCACGACACTACTGCTGCCGTCGGTGCTCGACGCGGTGAGCATCCCCGTCATCGCCGCGGGCGGCTTCTTCGACGGCCGCGGGCTGGCGGCGGCGTTGTGCTACGGCGCGGCCGGGGTCGCGATGGGAACCCGGTTCCTGCTCACCTCGGAGTCCACGGTGCCCGAAGCGGTCAAGCAGCGCTATCTGCAGTCCGCCCTTGATGGCACCGTCGTCACTACACGGGTCGACGGGATGCCGCACCGCGTGCTGCGCACCGGTCTGGTCGAAAAGCTGGAAAGCGGCTCGCGCGCACGAGGTTTCGCCGCAGCGGTCCGCAACGCGGCGAAGTTCAAGAAGATGTCGCAGATGACCTGGGCCTCGATGATTCGCGACGGCCTGGCCATGCGGCACGGCAAAGAACTCAGCTGGTCGCAGGTCGTCATGGCCGCCAACACCCCGATGCTGCTCAAGGCCGGATTGGTCGAAGGCAACACCGACGCCGGGGTGCTGGCGTCAGGTCAGGTGGCCGGCATCGTCGAGGACCTGCCGTCATGCGCGGAACTGATCGAGTCGATCGTCGCCGACGCCATCAAGCACCTGCAGGCCGCGTCGGCCATGGTCGAATAGCGGCGCGCCGTTGACCAATGGCCCTAGCTCGGGCTCGAGGTCCGCGGCCACCCTGGTGCCATGAGTGTCATCACACCGGGTTCATGGCCAAAGCCGCTCCGGGACGCTATTCGCCACTCCAACAGATACCTGCTCAACCCGGTGATGTTGCGCTTGGCGGGCCGTCGGCACTTTTACGCGGCGGCCATCCACCACACCGGCCGACGGTCGGGCGCGCGATACGCCACACCGGTCGTAGTCGAGCGCTTCGCAGGGGGTTTCGTCGTACCGCTGCCCTATGGCACACGAGTGGACTGGGTGTTGAACGTCCTGGCCGCGGGGACGGCGAGCATCTCGTCGCAAGGCGAAACCTCTACCGTGAACCACCCCGAAATCATCGACACCGCGGCGGCGATGAGCTTGCTCTCGACCCGACGGCAACGCTACTTCGCCCGCCTCGGCATCGAGCACTATCTGAAGGTGTTGGACGCGCCGTAACCCCGTCAGGACTCCACGACCATCAGCGTGTGCCCGGTCGGGTCGCGGAACCAGAACATCGGTGGGACCGGCTCTCCCATTCGCGACACGCCCACGTCGACGTCGACGCCCAGGTCCTTGAGCGCCGCATGGGTGGCGTCGATGTCGTTGGTGGTCAACGTGATACCTGTGTTTGTCGGCTGCACCGGTCCGCCGTCCGGCGGGGGTGGCGCAAGGGCGATGCCGGTCGTACCCTCGGGCGGGTAGACCTCGATCCAGCGGTAACCTCCGCCGAACGGCTCGTCGGTCCTCTTCTCGAACCCGAGCGACTCGTAGAACGCCACCGCCTCGTCCTGCTCGGGTGTCGGCACACACACCAGGCTGATCGTCGCCAAACCGGTCATCTTGCTCCTCCGTAAATCTTTGCGATGTCTTGCGATCCGGCCCAGCGGCTGTAGGTCGGCGATTGCGGCCAGCCGTCCGGGGAGTCCTGCCATTCCTCCTGACGGCCGTACGGCAGCAGGTCGATCAAGGCGAACGAGTGACTCAGCTGCTCAGTCCCCCGGCCATTGGTGTGCCAGGTCCGGAATACCTGATCCCCCTCGCGCAGAAAGACATTCACCGCGAAACCGCCTCCCGGTGAGGCGCCGACATCTGTACCGAACGAGCTGTTCGCGGTGGAGTACCAGGTCATCTGGTTGCCCACCCGCGTCTTGTACGCAAGCGCTTCGTCGATAGGC
This genomic window contains:
- a CDS encoding NAD-dependent epimerase/dehydratase family protein, with amino-acid sequence MKVLITGGTGFVGAWTAKAAQDGGHHVRFLVRSPDRLHTSAGQIGVDVSDHVVGDIADPDSTATALRGCDAVIHCAAMVSTDPARSEEMLRTNLEGARNVLGGAVAAKVDPIIHVSSFSALFRPGLPMLHANLPVVGGSDGYGKSKAVVEAYARGLQDAGAPVNITYPGMVLGPPAGDQFGEAAEGVQAALTMRGVPGRSAAWTVVDVRDLAALHVALLQPGEGPRRYMAGGQRIAVDRLASLLGAAAHRKLLVYPVPDAGLRALGRVFDVIGDHLPFETPINSAAMQYYTQMPPADDTPAERDLGITQRDAAQTLADTVDGLQRVGRI
- a CDS encoding phosphoglycerate mutase family protein, producing MSTGLMCTASALAWADDGSIVLDLVRHGESTANAAGIIDTVPPGANLDVAGGIQADTVAGLIQGEYGNSIANVVASEEVRAVQTAAPLADLLHISNPVEQLSGLNEIPAGAFEGAQTNSLEGILYLLGPLSWAFGLDLVPDLGDPSVNGVTFDEAFNSAVQTIYSATDVAGAGTPADVAFSSEGAIAVWTLMNVKNPDFSVLLQDLAKTGGLLSNGGQVVVQGDPTDGWTLVSYDGMTVPQDPGLGTELFVDVRNLFEAPQFAGYDIYEALLTGNSATIDSAIQAGAGQIDTAVAQFPVEVFDQIVTALGGTV
- a CDS encoding MBL fold metallo-hydrolase yields the protein MQFDWESLTDSVYRCRLPFLDVTVGVVQGRTGVLLVDTGTTLTEARAINDDIREITGRDVTHVVLTHKHFDHVLGSGAFADAESYCAPQVMDYLAMATGQLRTDALSHGADPAEIDHAIAALPTPRHAVNDAVVDLGNRQVVVTLLGCGHTDADLIVVVPGERTVVFTGDLIEESGDPAIDADSDVAAWPGTLDRLLAIGGPDAIYVPGHGSVVDAEFVRRQQDWLRRYRPVR
- a CDS encoding SDR family oxidoreductase, producing MGVVDGRVVIVTGAGGGIGRAHALAFAAEGARVVVNDIGVGLDGSPAGGGSAAQSVVDEITSAGGEAIANGSNIADWDQAAGLIQTAVDTFGGLDVLVNNAGIVRDRMMANTSEEEFDAVIAVHLKGHFATMRHAASFWRGLSKEGKTVDARIINTSSGAGLQGSVGQGNYSAAKAGIAAMTLVGAAEMGRYGVTVNAIAPSARTRMTETVFAEMMSTQDDDFDAMAPENIAPLVVWLGSVESRDITGKVFEVEGGKIRIAEGWAHGPQIDKGARWDPAELGPVVADLLAKSRPPVPVYGA
- a CDS encoding SDR family oxidoreductase: MTHADEGPGFSFGLTGRVVLVTGGVRGVGAGISSVFAEQGATVVTCARREVDGLPYEFDPCDIRDDDAVKAMIDAIVERHGRLDTVVNNAGGSPFVLTAESSAKFNRKIIELNLLGALSVSQHANEKMQSQPNGGSIVNICSLSGRRPSPGTGAYGAAKAGLESLTQTLAVEWGPKVRVNACVVGMVETEQSELFYGDADSIAAISKNVPLGRLAVPADVGWAAAFLASDAASYISGASLEVHGGGEPPHYLATTNAGAIK
- the echA20 gene encoding (7aS)-7a-methyl-1,5-dioxo-2,3,5,6,7,7a-hexahydro-1H-indene-carboxyl-CoA hydrolase translates to MTISSRAVEPGIVAVTVDYPPVNAIPSQGWFELAEVLTAVGNDQSTHAVILRAEGRGFNAGVDIKEMQRTEGFTALIDANRGCFAAFRAVYECAVPVIAAVNGFCVGGGIGLVGNADVIVASDDATFGLPEVERGALGAATHLSRLVPQHMMRRLFFTAATVDAATLHHFGSVHEVVPRDELDEAALRVARDIAAKDTRVIRAAKEALNLIDVQRVNSSYRMEQGFTFELNLAGVSDEHRDAFAGTSKGKQSS
- the ipdA gene encoding cholesterol ring-cleaving hydrolase subunit IpdA, producing MSDKRTTLDDAVAQLRSGMTIGIGGWGSRRKPMAFVRAMLRSDVSDLTVVTYGGPDLGLLCSAGKVKRVYYGFVSLDSPPFYDPWFAKARSAGAIEAREMDEGMLRCGLQAAAQRLPFLPIRAGLGSSVLDFWDGELQTVTSPYPAPGGGHETLIAMPALHLDAAFVHLNLGDSRGNAAYTGIDPYFDDLFLMAADKRFLSVERIVSTDELVKAVPPQALLVNRMMVDSVVEAPGGAHFTTAAPDYGRDEKFQRHYAEAAGSDEGWQAFVQTYLSSGEAEYQAAVRKFAEEASK
- the ipdB gene encoding cholesterol ring-cleaving hydrolase subunit IpdB translates to MSTRAEVCAVACAELFRDAGEIMVSPMTNMASVGARLARLTFSPDIVLTDGEAQLLADTPALGAAGAVEGWMPFGRVFETLAWGRRHVVMGANQVDQHGNQNISAFGPLQQPKRQMFGVRGAPGNAINHATSYWVGNHSKRVFCDEVDIVCGVGWDNVDDDNPAFRFANTYRVVSNLGVFDFGGPDRTMRALSLHPGVSADEVREATSFDIHGLDDAGETRLPTDGEARLIREVIDPKALRDREIRS
- the ipdC gene encoding (3aS,4S,5R,7aS)-5-hydroxy-7a-methyl-1-oxo-octahydro-1H-indene-4-carboxyl-CoA dehydrogenase; translated protein: MKLRTPLTELIGIEHPVVQTGMGWVAGARLVAATSNAGGLGILASATMTLDELATAIGKVKAATDKPFGVNIRADAGDASERVDLMIREGVKVASFALAPKQELIGKLKEAGSVVIPSVGLAKHARKVASWGADAVIVQGGEGGGHTGPIATTLLLPSVLDAVSIPVIAAGGFFDGRGLAAALCYGAAGVAMGTRFLLTSESTVPEAVKQRYLQSALDGTVVTTRVDGMPHRVLRTGLVEKLESGSRARGFAAAVRNAAKFKKMSQMTWASMIRDGLAMRHGKELSWSQVVMAANTPMLLKAGLVEGNTDAGVLASGQVAGIVEDLPSCAELIESIVADAIKHLQAASAMVE
- a CDS encoding PNPOx family protein, encoding MSVITPGSWPKPLRDAIRHSNRYLLNPVMLRLAGRRHFYAAAIHHTGRRSGARYATPVVVERFAGGFVVPLPYGTRVDWVLNVLAAGTASISSQGETSTVNHPEIIDTAAAMSLLSTRRQRYFARLGIEHYLKVLDAP
- a CDS encoding VOC family protein, producing the protein MTGLATISLVCVPTPEQDEAVAFYESLGFEKRTDEPFGGGYRWIEVYPPEGTTGIALAPPPPDGGPVQPTNTGITLTTNDIDATHAALKDLGVDVDVGVSRMGEPVPPMFWFRDPTGHTLMVVES